The Bos indicus x Bos taurus breed Angus x Brahman F1 hybrid chromosome 15, Bos_hybrid_MaternalHap_v2.0, whole genome shotgun sequence genome includes a window with the following:
- the NR1H3 gene encoding oxysterols receptor LXR-alpha isoform X3 — MSLWLEAPVPDVSPDSAVELWEPDAQDASSQPLGSSKCILREESSTPQSAGDTSRMGLEAPEPTALLPGVEAPPESTELRPQKRKKGPAPKMLGNELCSVCGDKASGFHYNVLSCEGCKGFFRRSVIKGARYVCHSGGHCPMDTYMRRKCQECRLRKCRQAGMREECVLSEEQIRLKKMKRQEEEQAQATSAPPRASSPPQVLPQLSPEQLGMIEKLVAAQQLCNRRSFSDQLRVTPWPMAPDPQSREARQQRFAHFTELAIVSVQEIVDFAKQLPGFLQLSREDQIALLKTSAIEVMLLETSRRYNPGSESITFLKDFSYNREDFAKAGLQVEFINPIFEFSRAMNELQLNDAEFALLIAISIFSADRPNVQDQLQVERLQHTYVEALHAYVSIHHPHDRLMFPRMLMKLVSLRTLSSVHSEQVFALRLQDKKLPPLLSEIWDVHE; from the exons ATGTCTTTGTGGCTGGAGGCTCCTGTGCCTGATGTTTCTCCTG ACTCTGCAGTGGAGCTGTGGGAACCAGATGCACAAGATGCAAGCAGCCAGCCCTTGGGAAGCAGCAAGTGCATCCTCAGGGAGGAGTCCAGCACGCCGCAGTCCGCTGGGGACACTTCGAGGATGGGGCTGGAGGCGCCAGAGCCCACGGCCCTGCTCCCTGGTGTAGAGGCCCCTCCAGAGTCCACAG AGCTTCGTCCACAAAAGCGGAAAAAGGGGCCCGCCCCCAAAATGCTGGGGAACGAGCTGTGCAGCGTGTGCGGGGACAAGGCCTCCGGCTTCCACTACAACGTGCTGAGCTGCGAGGGCTGCAAGGGGTTCTTCCGCCGCAGTGTCATCAAAGGGGCACGCTACGTCTGCCACAGCGGGGGCCACTGCCCCATGGACACCTACATGCGCCGCAAGTGCCAGGAGTGCCGCCTTCGCAAGTGCCGCCAGGCGGGCATGCGGGAGGAGT GTGTCTTATCAGAAGAACAGATCcgtctgaagaaaatgaagcgGCAAGAGGAGGAACAGGCTCAGGCCACATCTGCACCCCCGAGAGCTTCCTCACCTCCCCAAGTCCTGCCCCAGCTCAGCCCAGAGCAGCTGGGCATGATTGAGAAGCTGGTGGCTGCCCAGCAGCTGTGTAACAGGCGCTCCTTCTCAGACCAGCTTCGAGTCACG CCTTGGCCAATGGCACCAGATCCCCAGAGCCGGGAGGCCCGTCAGCAGCGCTTTGCTCACTTCACTGAGCTGGCCATCGTCTCCGTGCAGGAGATCGTGGATTTTGCCAAACAGCTGCCAGGCTTCCTGCAGCTCAGCCGGGAGGACCAGATCGCCCTGCTGAAGACGTCTGCGATTGAG GTGATGCTCCTGGAGACCTCTCGGAGGTACAACCCTGGAAGTGAGAGTATCACCTTCCTCAAGGATTTCAGTTATAACCGGGAAGACTTTGCCAAAGCAG gGCTGCAGGTGGAGTTCATCAACCCCATCTTCGAGTTCTCCAGAGCCATGAACGAGCTGCAGCTAAATGATGCTGAGTTTGCCTTGCTCATTGCCATCAGCATCTTCTCTGCAG ACCGGCCCAACGTGCAGGACCAGCTCCAGGTAGAGAGGCTGCAACACACATATGTGGAGGCCCTGCATGCCTACGTCTCCATCCACCACCCCCAT GACCGACTGATGTTCCCAAGGATGCTGATGAAACTGGTGAGCCTCCGGACACTGAGCAGCGTCCACTCAGAGCAAGTGTTTGCCCTGCGCCTGCAGGATAAGAAGCTTCCCCCGCTTCTCTCTGAGATCTGGGACGTGCACGAATGA
- the NR1H3 gene encoding oxysterols receptor LXR-alpha isoform X2: protein MSLWLEAPVPDVSPDSAVELWEPDAQDASSQPLGSSKCILREESSTPQSAGDTSRMGLEAPEPTALLPGVEAPPESTEHEGSSLHPELRPQKRKKGPAPKMLGNELCSVCGDKASGFHYNVLSCEGCKGFFRRSVIKGARYVCHSGGHCPMDTYMRRKCQECRLRKCRQAGMREECVLSEEQIRLKKMKRQEEEQAQATSAPPRASSPPQVLPQLSPEQLGMIEKLVAAQQLCNRRSFSDQLRVTPWPMAPDPQSREARQQRFAHFTELAIVSVQEIVDFAKQLPGFLQLSREDQIALLKTSAIEVMLLETSRRYNPGSESITFLKDFSYNREDFAKAGLQVEFINPIFEFSRAMNELQLNDAEFALLIAISIFSADRPNVQDQLQVERLQHTYVEALHAYVSIHHPHDRLMFPRMLMKLVSLRTLSSVHSEQVFALRLQDKKLPPLLSEIWDVHE from the exons ATGTCTTTGTGGCTGGAGGCTCCTGTGCCTGATGTTTCTCCTG ACTCTGCAGTGGAGCTGTGGGAACCAGATGCACAAGATGCAAGCAGCCAGCCCTTGGGAAGCAGCAAGTGCATCCTCAGGGAGGAGTCCAGCACGCCGCAGTCCGCTGGGGACACTTCGAGGATGGGGCTGGAGGCGCCAGAGCCCACGGCCCTGCTCCCTGGTGTAGAGGCCCCTCCAGAGTCCACAG AACATGAAGGCTCTTCCCTGCATCCAGAGCTTCGTCCACAAAAGCGGAAAAAGGGGCCCGCCCCCAAAATGCTGGGGAACGAGCTGTGCAGCGTGTGCGGGGACAAGGCCTCCGGCTTCCACTACAACGTGCTGAGCTGCGAGGGCTGCAAGGGGTTCTTCCGCCGCAGTGTCATCAAAGGGGCACGCTACGTCTGCCACAGCGGGGGCCACTGCCCCATGGACACCTACATGCGCCGCAAGTGCCAGGAGTGCCGCCTTCGCAAGTGCCGCCAGGCGGGCATGCGGGAGGAGT GTGTCTTATCAGAAGAACAGATCcgtctgaagaaaatgaagcgGCAAGAGGAGGAACAGGCTCAGGCCACATCTGCACCCCCGAGAGCTTCCTCACCTCCCCAAGTCCTGCCCCAGCTCAGCCCAGAGCAGCTGGGCATGATTGAGAAGCTGGTGGCTGCCCAGCAGCTGTGTAACAGGCGCTCCTTCTCAGACCAGCTTCGAGTCACG CCTTGGCCAATGGCACCAGATCCCCAGAGCCGGGAGGCCCGTCAGCAGCGCTTTGCTCACTTCACTGAGCTGGCCATCGTCTCCGTGCAGGAGATCGTGGATTTTGCCAAACAGCTGCCAGGCTTCCTGCAGCTCAGCCGGGAGGACCAGATCGCCCTGCTGAAGACGTCTGCGATTGAG GTGATGCTCCTGGAGACCTCTCGGAGGTACAACCCTGGAAGTGAGAGTATCACCTTCCTCAAGGATTTCAGTTATAACCGGGAAGACTTTGCCAAAGCAG gGCTGCAGGTGGAGTTCATCAACCCCATCTTCGAGTTCTCCAGAGCCATGAACGAGCTGCAGCTAAATGATGCTGAGTTTGCCTTGCTCATTGCCATCAGCATCTTCTCTGCAG ACCGGCCCAACGTGCAGGACCAGCTCCAGGTAGAGAGGCTGCAACACACATATGTGGAGGCCCTGCATGCCTACGTCTCCATCCACCACCCCCAT GACCGACTGATGTTCCCAAGGATGCTGATGAAACTGGTGAGCCTCCGGACACTGAGCAGCGTCCACTCAGAGCAAGTGTTTGCCCTGCGCCTGCAGGATAAGAAGCTTCCCCCGCTTCTCTCTGAGATCTGGGACGTGCACGAATGA
- the NR1H3 gene encoding oxysterols receptor LXR-alpha isoform X1, with product MSLWLEAPVPDVSPDSAVELWEPDAQDASSQPLGSSKCILREESSTPQSAGDTSRMGLEAPEPTALLPGVEAPPESTEEHEGSSLHPELRPQKRKKGPAPKMLGNELCSVCGDKASGFHYNVLSCEGCKGFFRRSVIKGARYVCHSGGHCPMDTYMRRKCQECRLRKCRQAGMREECVLSEEQIRLKKMKRQEEEQAQATSAPPRASSPPQVLPQLSPEQLGMIEKLVAAQQLCNRRSFSDQLRVTPWPMAPDPQSREARQQRFAHFTELAIVSVQEIVDFAKQLPGFLQLSREDQIALLKTSAIEVMLLETSRRYNPGSESITFLKDFSYNREDFAKAGLQVEFINPIFEFSRAMNELQLNDAEFALLIAISIFSADRPNVQDQLQVERLQHTYVEALHAYVSIHHPHDRLMFPRMLMKLVSLRTLSSVHSEQVFALRLQDKKLPPLLSEIWDVHE from the exons ATGTCTTTGTGGCTGGAGGCTCCTGTGCCTGATGTTTCTCCTG ACTCTGCAGTGGAGCTGTGGGAACCAGATGCACAAGATGCAAGCAGCCAGCCCTTGGGAAGCAGCAAGTGCATCCTCAGGGAGGAGTCCAGCACGCCGCAGTCCGCTGGGGACACTTCGAGGATGGGGCTGGAGGCGCCAGAGCCCACGGCCCTGCTCCCTGGTGTAGAGGCCCCTCCAGAGTCCACAG AAGAACATGAAGGCTCTTCCCTGCATCCAGAGCTTCGTCCACAAAAGCGGAAAAAGGGGCCCGCCCCCAAAATGCTGGGGAACGAGCTGTGCAGCGTGTGCGGGGACAAGGCCTCCGGCTTCCACTACAACGTGCTGAGCTGCGAGGGCTGCAAGGGGTTCTTCCGCCGCAGTGTCATCAAAGGGGCACGCTACGTCTGCCACAGCGGGGGCCACTGCCCCATGGACACCTACATGCGCCGCAAGTGCCAGGAGTGCCGCCTTCGCAAGTGCCGCCAGGCGGGCATGCGGGAGGAGT GTGTCTTATCAGAAGAACAGATCcgtctgaagaaaatgaagcgGCAAGAGGAGGAACAGGCTCAGGCCACATCTGCACCCCCGAGAGCTTCCTCACCTCCCCAAGTCCTGCCCCAGCTCAGCCCAGAGCAGCTGGGCATGATTGAGAAGCTGGTGGCTGCCCAGCAGCTGTGTAACAGGCGCTCCTTCTCAGACCAGCTTCGAGTCACG CCTTGGCCAATGGCACCAGATCCCCAGAGCCGGGAGGCCCGTCAGCAGCGCTTTGCTCACTTCACTGAGCTGGCCATCGTCTCCGTGCAGGAGATCGTGGATTTTGCCAAACAGCTGCCAGGCTTCCTGCAGCTCAGCCGGGAGGACCAGATCGCCCTGCTGAAGACGTCTGCGATTGAG GTGATGCTCCTGGAGACCTCTCGGAGGTACAACCCTGGAAGTGAGAGTATCACCTTCCTCAAGGATTTCAGTTATAACCGGGAAGACTTTGCCAAAGCAG gGCTGCAGGTGGAGTTCATCAACCCCATCTTCGAGTTCTCCAGAGCCATGAACGAGCTGCAGCTAAATGATGCTGAGTTTGCCTTGCTCATTGCCATCAGCATCTTCTCTGCAG ACCGGCCCAACGTGCAGGACCAGCTCCAGGTAGAGAGGCTGCAACACACATATGTGGAGGCCCTGCATGCCTACGTCTCCATCCACCACCCCCAT GACCGACTGATGTTCCCAAGGATGCTGATGAAACTGGTGAGCCTCCGGACACTGAGCAGCGTCCACTCAGAGCAAGTGTTTGCCCTGCGCCTGCAGGATAAGAAGCTTCCCCCGCTTCTCTCTGAGATCTGGGACGTGCACGAATGA
- the NR1H3 gene encoding oxysterols receptor LXR-alpha isoform X5 produces the protein MSLWLEAPVPDVSPDSAVELWEPDAQDASSQPLGSSKCILREESSTPQSAGDTSRMGLEAPEPTALLPGVEAPPESTGVLSEEQIRLKKMKRQEEEQAQATSAPPRASSPPQVLPQLSPEQLGMIEKLVAAQQLCNRRSFSDQLRVTPWPMAPDPQSREARQQRFAHFTELAIVSVQEIVDFAKQLPGFLQLSREDQIALLKTSAIEVMLLETSRRYNPGSESITFLKDFSYNREDFAKAGLQVEFINPIFEFSRAMNELQLNDAEFALLIAISIFSADRPNVQDQLQVERLQHTYVEALHAYVSIHHPHDRLMFPRMLMKLVSLRTLSSVHSEQVFALRLQDKKLPPLLSEIWDVHE, from the exons ATGTCTTTGTGGCTGGAGGCTCCTGTGCCTGATGTTTCTCCTG ACTCTGCAGTGGAGCTGTGGGAACCAGATGCACAAGATGCAAGCAGCCAGCCCTTGGGAAGCAGCAAGTGCATCCTCAGGGAGGAGTCCAGCACGCCGCAGTCCGCTGGGGACACTTCGAGGATGGGGCTGGAGGCGCCAGAGCCCACGGCCCTGCTCCCTGGTGTAGAGGCCCCTCCAGAGTCCACAG GTGTCTTATCAGAAGAACAGATCcgtctgaagaaaatgaagcgGCAAGAGGAGGAACAGGCTCAGGCCACATCTGCACCCCCGAGAGCTTCCTCACCTCCCCAAGTCCTGCCCCAGCTCAGCCCAGAGCAGCTGGGCATGATTGAGAAGCTGGTGGCTGCCCAGCAGCTGTGTAACAGGCGCTCCTTCTCAGACCAGCTTCGAGTCACG CCTTGGCCAATGGCACCAGATCCCCAGAGCCGGGAGGCCCGTCAGCAGCGCTTTGCTCACTTCACTGAGCTGGCCATCGTCTCCGTGCAGGAGATCGTGGATTTTGCCAAACAGCTGCCAGGCTTCCTGCAGCTCAGCCGGGAGGACCAGATCGCCCTGCTGAAGACGTCTGCGATTGAG GTGATGCTCCTGGAGACCTCTCGGAGGTACAACCCTGGAAGTGAGAGTATCACCTTCCTCAAGGATTTCAGTTATAACCGGGAAGACTTTGCCAAAGCAG gGCTGCAGGTGGAGTTCATCAACCCCATCTTCGAGTTCTCCAGAGCCATGAACGAGCTGCAGCTAAATGATGCTGAGTTTGCCTTGCTCATTGCCATCAGCATCTTCTCTGCAG ACCGGCCCAACGTGCAGGACCAGCTCCAGGTAGAGAGGCTGCAACACACATATGTGGAGGCCCTGCATGCCTACGTCTCCATCCACCACCCCCAT GACCGACTGATGTTCCCAAGGATGCTGATGAAACTGGTGAGCCTCCGGACACTGAGCAGCGTCCACTCAGAGCAAGTGTTTGCCCTGCGCCTGCAGGATAAGAAGCTTCCCCCGCTTCTCTCTGAGATCTGGGACGTGCACGAATGA
- the NR1H3 gene encoding oxysterols receptor LXR-alpha isoform X4: MSLWLEAPVPDVSPDSAVELWEPDAQDASSQPLGSSKCILREESSTPQSAGDTSRMGLEAPEPTALLPGVEAPPESTEEHEGSSLHPELRPQKRKKGPAPKMLGNELCSVCGDKASGFHYNVLSCEGCKGFFRRSVIKGARYVCHSGGHCPMDTYMRRKCQECRLRKCRQAGMREECVLSEEQIRLKKMKRQEEEQAQATSAPPRASSPPQVLPQLSPEQLGMIEKLVAAQQLCNRRSFSDQLRVTPWPMAPDPQSREARQQRFAHFTELAIVSVQEIVDFAKQLPGFLQLSREDQIALLKTSAIEVMLLETSRRYNPGSESITFLKDFSYNREDFAKAGLQVEFINPIFEFSRAMNELQLNDAEFALLIAISIFSAGPTDVPKDADETGEPPDTEQRPLRASVCPAPAG, translated from the exons ATGTCTTTGTGGCTGGAGGCTCCTGTGCCTGATGTTTCTCCTG ACTCTGCAGTGGAGCTGTGGGAACCAGATGCACAAGATGCAAGCAGCCAGCCCTTGGGAAGCAGCAAGTGCATCCTCAGGGAGGAGTCCAGCACGCCGCAGTCCGCTGGGGACACTTCGAGGATGGGGCTGGAGGCGCCAGAGCCCACGGCCCTGCTCCCTGGTGTAGAGGCCCCTCCAGAGTCCACAG AAGAACATGAAGGCTCTTCCCTGCATCCAGAGCTTCGTCCACAAAAGCGGAAAAAGGGGCCCGCCCCCAAAATGCTGGGGAACGAGCTGTGCAGCGTGTGCGGGGACAAGGCCTCCGGCTTCCACTACAACGTGCTGAGCTGCGAGGGCTGCAAGGGGTTCTTCCGCCGCAGTGTCATCAAAGGGGCACGCTACGTCTGCCACAGCGGGGGCCACTGCCCCATGGACACCTACATGCGCCGCAAGTGCCAGGAGTGCCGCCTTCGCAAGTGCCGCCAGGCGGGCATGCGGGAGGAGT GTGTCTTATCAGAAGAACAGATCcgtctgaagaaaatgaagcgGCAAGAGGAGGAACAGGCTCAGGCCACATCTGCACCCCCGAGAGCTTCCTCACCTCCCCAAGTCCTGCCCCAGCTCAGCCCAGAGCAGCTGGGCATGATTGAGAAGCTGGTGGCTGCCCAGCAGCTGTGTAACAGGCGCTCCTTCTCAGACCAGCTTCGAGTCACG CCTTGGCCAATGGCACCAGATCCCCAGAGCCGGGAGGCCCGTCAGCAGCGCTTTGCTCACTTCACTGAGCTGGCCATCGTCTCCGTGCAGGAGATCGTGGATTTTGCCAAACAGCTGCCAGGCTTCCTGCAGCTCAGCCGGGAGGACCAGATCGCCCTGCTGAAGACGTCTGCGATTGAG GTGATGCTCCTGGAGACCTCTCGGAGGTACAACCCTGGAAGTGAGAGTATCACCTTCCTCAAGGATTTCAGTTATAACCGGGAAGACTTTGCCAAAGCAG gGCTGCAGGTGGAGTTCATCAACCCCATCTTCGAGTTCTCCAGAGCCATGAACGAGCTGCAGCTAAATGATGCTGAGTTTGCCTTGCTCATTGCCATCAGCATCTTCTCTGCAG GACCGACTGATGTTCCCAAGGATGCTGATGAAACTGGTGAGCCTCCGGACACTGAGCAGCGTCCACTCAGAGCAAGTGTTTGCCCTGCGCCTGCAGGATAA
- the ACP2 gene encoding lysosomal acid phosphatase isoform X2 gives MAGRRFGWSRAALLQLILGVNLMVMPRTQARTLRFVTLLYRHGDRSPVKAYPKDPHQEDKWPQGFGQLTKEGMLQHWELGQALRQRYHGFLNTSYHRQEVGLVLSSLQVYVRSTDFDRTLMSAEANLAGLFPPDGIQRFNPNISWQPIPVHTVPVAEDRLLKFPLGPCPRFEQLQNETRRMPEYQNESVQNAQFLDMVANETGLTDLSLETVWNVYDTLFCETHGLPLPPWASPQTMQRLSRLKDFSFRFLFGIYKQAEKARLQGGVLLAQIRKNLTLMATTSQLPKLLVYSAHDTTLVALHMALGVYNGEQAPYASCHMFELYQEDSGNFSVEMYFRNESHRAPWPLTLPGCSHRCPLQDFLRLTEPVVPKDWLQECQLAGGPADTEVIVALAVCGSILFLLIVLLLTVLFRVQAQPPGYRHVPDGEDHA, from the exons ATGGCGGGCAGGCGGTTTGGCTGGAGCCGGGCAGCTCTTCTCCAGCTCATTCTTGGTGTGAACCTGATGGTGATGCCACGCACCCAGGCCCGGACTCTGCGTTTCGTTACTTTG ctgtacCGACATGGAGACCGCTCTCCAGTGAAAGCGTATCCCAAGGACCCCCATCAGGAAGACAAATGGCCCCAGGGCTTTGGTCAGCTAACCAAG GAGGGGATGCTGCAGCACTGGGAGCTGGGCCAGGCTCTGCGACAGCGCTACCATGGCTTCCTCAACACCTCTTACCACCGACAAGAG GTGGGACTGGTGTTGTCATCTCTGCAGGTTTATGTGCGAAGCACAGACTTTGACCGGACGCTTATGAGTGCGGAGGCCAACCTGGCTGGACTCTTCCCGCCCGACGGGATCCAGCGCTTTAACCCAAACATCTCTTGGCAGCCTATCCCCGTCCACACTGTGCCCGTTGCCGAGGACAGG CTGCTGAAGTTCCCCTTGGGCCCATGCCCCCGCTTTGAACAGCTGCAGAATGAGACCCGGCGGATGCCCGAGTATCAGAACGAGAGTGTTCAGAatgca CAATTCCTGGATATGGTGGCCAATGAGACGGGGCTCACGGACCTGTCCCTGGAGACTGTCTGGAATGTCTACGACACGCTATTCTGCGAG ACACACGGGCTGCCCCTGCCGCCCTGGGCCTCGCCCCAAACCATGCAGCGTCTGAGCCGGCTGAAGGACTTCAGCTTCCGCTTCCTCTTCGGGATCTACAAGCAGGCAGAGAAGGCCCGGCTGCAGGGGG GCGTCCTGCTGGCTCAGATACGGAAGAACCTGACGCTGATGGCAACCACCTCCCAGCTCCCTAAGCTGCTGGTCTACTCTGCG CACGACACCACGCTGGTGGCTCTGCACATGGCGTTGGGCGTCTACAACGGCGAGCAGGCCCCCTATGCGTCCTGCCACATGTTTGAGTTGTACCAGGAGGACAGTGG GAATTTCTCGGTGGAGATGTACTTCCGGAATGAGAGTCACAGGGCCCCGTGGCCCCTGACCCTGCCCGGCTGCTCTCACCGCTGCCCGCTGCAGGACTTCCTCCGCCTCACAGAGCCGGTCGTGCCCAAGGATTGGCTGCAGGAGTGCCAGCTGGCAGGCGGGCCCGCAGACACAG AGGTGATCGTGGCCTTGGCCGTCTGCGGctccatcctcttcctcctcataGTGCTGCTCCTCACCGTCCTCTTCCGGGTGCAGGCCCAGCCTCCTGGCTACCGCCACGTCCCAGATGGGGAGGACCACGCCTGA
- the ACP2 gene encoding lysosomal acid phosphatase isoform X1: MAGRRFGWSRAALLQLILGVNLMVMPRTQARTLRFVTLLYRHGDRSPVKAYPKDPHQEDKWPQGFGQLTKEGMLQHWELGQALRQRYHGFLNTSYHRQEVGLVLSSLQVYVRSTDFDRTLMSAEANLAGLFPPDGIQRFNPNISWQPIPVHTVPVAEDRLLKFPLGPCPRFEQLQNETRRMPEYQNESVQNAQFLDMVANETGLTDLSLETVWNVYDTLFCEQTHGLPLPPWASPQTMQRLSRLKDFSFRFLFGIYKQAEKARLQGGVLLAQIRKNLTLMATTSQLPKLLVYSAHDTTLVALHMALGVYNGEQAPYASCHMFELYQEDSGNFSVEMYFRNESHRAPWPLTLPGCSHRCPLQDFLRLTEPVVPKDWLQECQLAGGPADTEVIVALAVCGSILFLLIVLLLTVLFRVQAQPPGYRHVPDGEDHA; this comes from the exons ATGGCGGGCAGGCGGTTTGGCTGGAGCCGGGCAGCTCTTCTCCAGCTCATTCTTGGTGTGAACCTGATGGTGATGCCACGCACCCAGGCCCGGACTCTGCGTTTCGTTACTTTG ctgtacCGACATGGAGACCGCTCTCCAGTGAAAGCGTATCCCAAGGACCCCCATCAGGAAGACAAATGGCCCCAGGGCTTTGGTCAGCTAACCAAG GAGGGGATGCTGCAGCACTGGGAGCTGGGCCAGGCTCTGCGACAGCGCTACCATGGCTTCCTCAACACCTCTTACCACCGACAAGAG GTGGGACTGGTGTTGTCATCTCTGCAGGTTTATGTGCGAAGCACAGACTTTGACCGGACGCTTATGAGTGCGGAGGCCAACCTGGCTGGACTCTTCCCGCCCGACGGGATCCAGCGCTTTAACCCAAACATCTCTTGGCAGCCTATCCCCGTCCACACTGTGCCCGTTGCCGAGGACAGG CTGCTGAAGTTCCCCTTGGGCCCATGCCCCCGCTTTGAACAGCTGCAGAATGAGACCCGGCGGATGCCCGAGTATCAGAACGAGAGTGTTCAGAatgca CAATTCCTGGATATGGTGGCCAATGAGACGGGGCTCACGGACCTGTCCCTGGAGACTGTCTGGAATGTCTACGACACGCTATTCTGCGAG CAGACACACGGGCTGCCCCTGCCGCCCTGGGCCTCGCCCCAAACCATGCAGCGTCTGAGCCGGCTGAAGGACTTCAGCTTCCGCTTCCTCTTCGGGATCTACAAGCAGGCAGAGAAGGCCCGGCTGCAGGGGG GCGTCCTGCTGGCTCAGATACGGAAGAACCTGACGCTGATGGCAACCACCTCCCAGCTCCCTAAGCTGCTGGTCTACTCTGCG CACGACACCACGCTGGTGGCTCTGCACATGGCGTTGGGCGTCTACAACGGCGAGCAGGCCCCCTATGCGTCCTGCCACATGTTTGAGTTGTACCAGGAGGACAGTGG GAATTTCTCGGTGGAGATGTACTTCCGGAATGAGAGTCACAGGGCCCCGTGGCCCCTGACCCTGCCCGGCTGCTCTCACCGCTGCCCGCTGCAGGACTTCCTCCGCCTCACAGAGCCGGTCGTGCCCAAGGATTGGCTGCAGGAGTGCCAGCTGGCAGGCGGGCCCGCAGACACAG AGGTGATCGTGGCCTTGGCCGTCTGCGGctccatcctcttcctcctcataGTGCTGCTCCTCACCGTCCTCTTCCGGGTGCAGGCCCAGCCTCCTGGCTACCGCCACGTCCCAGATGGGGAGGACCACGCCTGA
- the ACP2 gene encoding lysosomal acid phosphatase isoform X3, with the protein MAGRRFGWSRAALLQLILGVNLMVMPRTQARTLRFVTLLYRHGDRSPVKAYPKDPHQEDKWPQGFGQLTKEGMLQHWELGQALRQRYHGFLNTSYHRQEVYVRSTDFDRTLMSAEANLAGLFPPDGIQRFNPNISWQPIPVHTVPVAEDRLLKFPLGPCPRFEQLQNETRRMPEYQNESVQNAQFLDMVANETGLTDLSLETVWNVYDTLFCEQTHGLPLPPWASPQTMQRLSRLKDFSFRFLFGIYKQAEKARLQGGVLLAQIRKNLTLMATTSQLPKLLVYSAHDTTLVALHMALGVYNGEQAPYASCHMFELYQEDSGNFSVEMYFRNESHRAPWPLTLPGCSHRCPLQDFLRLTEPVVPKDWLQECQLAGGPADTEVIVALAVCGSILFLLIVLLLTVLFRVQAQPPGYRHVPDGEDHA; encoded by the exons ATGGCGGGCAGGCGGTTTGGCTGGAGCCGGGCAGCTCTTCTCCAGCTCATTCTTGGTGTGAACCTGATGGTGATGCCACGCACCCAGGCCCGGACTCTGCGTTTCGTTACTTTG ctgtacCGACATGGAGACCGCTCTCCAGTGAAAGCGTATCCCAAGGACCCCCATCAGGAAGACAAATGGCCCCAGGGCTTTGGTCAGCTAACCAAG GAGGGGATGCTGCAGCACTGGGAGCTGGGCCAGGCTCTGCGACAGCGCTACCATGGCTTCCTCAACACCTCTTACCACCGACAAGAG GTTTATGTGCGAAGCACAGACTTTGACCGGACGCTTATGAGTGCGGAGGCCAACCTGGCTGGACTCTTCCCGCCCGACGGGATCCAGCGCTTTAACCCAAACATCTCTTGGCAGCCTATCCCCGTCCACACTGTGCCCGTTGCCGAGGACAGG CTGCTGAAGTTCCCCTTGGGCCCATGCCCCCGCTTTGAACAGCTGCAGAATGAGACCCGGCGGATGCCCGAGTATCAGAACGAGAGTGTTCAGAatgca CAATTCCTGGATATGGTGGCCAATGAGACGGGGCTCACGGACCTGTCCCTGGAGACTGTCTGGAATGTCTACGACACGCTATTCTGCGAG CAGACACACGGGCTGCCCCTGCCGCCCTGGGCCTCGCCCCAAACCATGCAGCGTCTGAGCCGGCTGAAGGACTTCAGCTTCCGCTTCCTCTTCGGGATCTACAAGCAGGCAGAGAAGGCCCGGCTGCAGGGGG GCGTCCTGCTGGCTCAGATACGGAAGAACCTGACGCTGATGGCAACCACCTCCCAGCTCCCTAAGCTGCTGGTCTACTCTGCG CACGACACCACGCTGGTGGCTCTGCACATGGCGTTGGGCGTCTACAACGGCGAGCAGGCCCCCTATGCGTCCTGCCACATGTTTGAGTTGTACCAGGAGGACAGTGG GAATTTCTCGGTGGAGATGTACTTCCGGAATGAGAGTCACAGGGCCCCGTGGCCCCTGACCCTGCCCGGCTGCTCTCACCGCTGCCCGCTGCAGGACTTCCTCCGCCTCACAGAGCCGGTCGTGCCCAAGGATTGGCTGCAGGAGTGCCAGCTGGCAGGCGGGCCCGCAGACACAG AGGTGATCGTGGCCTTGGCCGTCTGCGGctccatcctcttcctcctcataGTGCTGCTCCTCACCGTCCTCTTCCGGGTGCAGGCCCAGCCTCCTGGCTACCGCCACGTCCCAGATGGGGAGGACCACGCCTGA